gctggagccagcacagaagCAGCAAGTAGCTGCCATCTCCATGCgctggaaggggagaggagccAGCTCTGATGGAGCTGTGACCAGAAGCTACACGACTtggagcagtccagcacagcacACTATAGCAATGCAGTCCAAGGAAACAACTGCCGCCCGAATGCAAAGATGCTTCCTCCATGCACATGTACCAGAGGCACGATCGGTCTCTAAGTGATAATTAAAAGGGCACCTTTTAGCTGTTGGTTGCTTTTGGTTCTTCCCAAGGCTGTTGTCAATGTGACTGACaaaggctgggagctcagcaaGGATCTGCCTTGTGTTCTGGCTGAGCTTTGTGTAGTGCCTGGTTCTGGGAGCACAGCAGGCTTCTGGATCCCCTGGACTGTTTGCTGCCCTGCTGAAGTGGTTTCAAGAAGACAGGTCTGGCAGGGGCGCTTTATGGCAGTGATACTTCTGAGCCGTGGCTTACACCGACAGTGCCGAACATGGATAAATCCTAGCACCCTCCGTGTCAGGCATTTCGTTCGCTGCCGTTTGGACAGTTGCACTTAGGGCTGTTGGTGCCAGAGTGAAGATCAAAAGCTGGGCTGTTGGATCTAAAGTGACTTCAAAGGAAGACGGATGTGAGTGTGTTTGCACACTTTTGTTCCCTGACCCTTGTGTCACAGCTGTTCCTTCATGTCAGGATGCACAAGCCACAGGTTTGCAAGCACATGCTTGCATTTTCCACTGGACTCAGACTGAGACCTTCTACCTGCAAACCATTACGTGTCACCAGCCATTCCCAAACTCAGCTATCTGGGAAAGCTGCCACATGGGATACCAGGGGAACCGAGGATGTTTCAGacaggactgcccaagccagtGGACATCTGTGAGACTAGCTTTGGAACCAAAGGGGCACCACACTTTGGGCCAAGCTGAAAACGTGCCAGGTGATCCTGGCTTTCTGCTAGTGAGACCTGGCTGACATACAGCAGCTGCATCCCAAGGCTGGAACCTCTCCATGACAGCTCTTTCCAAAAACATGGGGCAACATGATCTCTTTTTAAACCCAGAGGCCCTCCAGCAGGTAAGAGACaagtggcacatgtgccagggtgACTGTTGTATGTCTTTGATGGTCCAGACATGTATTGAAGATGCTGGGAAGCAACCTCCCTGCAATAAGGTGGCCTCTGGCAGAGGAGACGATGGTAGATCTCACCTCAAAGGCTGCCTGAAGGCTCGACTTgctcttcaaacacctgaagggcaGTAGTGGATCCAGGTAGGCACAAAGGAGAGGCACCCCCcaacatgccccctccccccccccccccccccccctcccccaccaaacacaCTGGCATGTCATGCATGCACAATGAGCTCTGACTGGGGTCAGGTCCaggggctgctgcttcccctccctccccactgtattcagcagcaagggaaaggagggcttgaGCAGCCCACAGGCTCCAGAGCTACtggaaagcaggggctctgggcagATGCTGTGCTAAGAGCTCACCTGCGGCACAGCCAAAGCAGGGTCTGACCACACAACCGGGGGGTCCGACCCCAGATCTGCACCTGTACTCAGGTATTGCCCTTTTTGGCACCAGCCTGGCAGAGCACTGAGCTGACACGGCAGGGGAAAGTTCTCTTGACGGCTCCTACCTGAGGGGCTGTGCTTTTTGAGGGGGAAAAACTGCCCAagagatgagaagaaaaaaaaggcacaTTCGCAGAGGGCAAACACCATGAACTGGGCGGGACAGGGCCTGGGTGGAAGGTACAAAAGTGCATAAATTGGCCTTGCAGGAGCTCAGCCTAGAAAGTCAAAGGCTCCCAACCCTCAGAGCAAAAAAGGTCTTGCCCAGGTGCCTGTCAGCCCCATGGTCCTCTCGCCCCAAAGGGTGGAGGGTGCCTTGTGACCATTGTGTTGTTGGTTACTGTCCTGCACTTGATTCCAGCTGGAACAGATCTGCTGTCGGTTCCCAGCCCGCCAGTCTTTTTGCACCTTCAGACTGTTGGCTCGAGGAGCCCTCTAGTgtcagctgcctcctccctgcgTATGACCAACATTGCTTCCAACCTCCTCTTCAGTGCACTGAATAGCCAGACTCCTTCATTCACCCACACCAGGGAGGTGTTTCCAGACCTCCCGGGTTCTCCTCCGAAAACTTTCCCAATTCTAGGCATTGTTTTCCAGGTATTTAGTCCAGACGCGAGCGCTCTCAGCAAAGGCTCGGACAGGGGGAATacagcctccctccacctgctTTGAGTCCCCTAGTTCATCACTTCTTAAGTTGTGACCCGGCCACACATTCACGccattaatggcatgataaaacgaGGAATAAGCCACTGGGTTATCCCACAAAAATGTGCAAGAACTTTGTGGTTCATTCCTATCATGCCGttaattgaacgtgtggccagatgctcccctgtggctgggagcccatcagctgatgggactcccagccgcAGGAATTTGCTACGGCAATACGGCTTGATGGGGGCTGATTCTGGGTCCCACAGTCCCACCTCTCTGGCGGCACAGATTGTGGGTCAGATCCTCTCATGCATTTAGCTGCATGTCTGGCAGGGCCCCAAGGGAAGGAGGAGTCTGTCTGGAGGGAGCTGGATCTCACTCTTGCTGGGTGGATCCATGTTGCTGATAGCCACACACAGCAACTCAGGGCATCCCTGGAGGGATGGGCACGCTGTAGAGGGCAAGGGAAGGAATGGAGACCATCCACATGTGGTCATGTTCGATGCTCTCTCCGCTCTGCAGTAGGGGTGGcccagcagtgtgcccctgtgactgtccccctgcctggcaggacaaCCTCCAACCCTCTGGGAGAAGACTCCAGAGGAGCCATCACCACCCACTGCAGTGAGGACCAACTGGTGAGGACTGCTCTTGAGATAGGGCCTGATCTGGGTGCAAATGGGAGGACGGaggggtgagggccagccatggCCAGAAGCCTCCTTCCCATTTGGCATTCCCAGGCCCCTTCACGGTGCCCGAGCTGCAGCCCCATGGTGGCTCCCAGAcaccagccctcactgctggcCAGTAactgagctggctgggagctgtgagtgtccagctcccctgcccctgccccagcttagTGCCATGCAGTCCAGCTGGCATGAGCTGTATCCCAGAAACCTCTGGGTGAGGTGACCCTGGGTCAGCCGTAGAGCCCAAGGGGATCTACCCCGGCGGGgaccaaaaccttttttttttttaaggaaatgtttCGTGTTCCCAGCCAAATCaggtccaaatccatgagtcagtccagaaccataagtggccctacaattggcaaacatcctccacccccaccaggggcttcagatatttctgaagtcctttggcaggcatcctacgtgcaggcccaagcccagaggcttgcgGTTTGGATGCtcccaagtttcgcctgcccttAGCCATATAGCCAAGCACCTGGGGAAACTGGATTTAGAGCTGAAATCTCAGCCCAGACTCTGGGaggtggtgctgctgctccctTGGGTATCAGGGCCAGCTAcgggctcctgcctcccctgtTCTGCCCTCCATCCTGTGTCCCTTGGCTGTCCACAGGTCTGCTCtgtctgccccagcctggcaccttAGTCcctttctcccagccccagccctgcccctgctctgactACACAGCCACGATCCCTACTATTGTTCATCTCCATTCATTTCTTTGCCCGGCTCTGCACCCCGGGGGCCTCTCCTGGACAATGCAGCCTGAGGAGGGGGCACAGGTCTGCCCTGCTCCACTGGTGCCCAGCACAAAGGCCAGTGccgccctgcccccagctccgcgCCTCCTGCATCAGCAGATCCGTGCCCAGCGGGGCCGgccagcctggggccagcggctgcCAGAGGCTTCCATGCTATTGTAGGCCTTTGTCATCCCAGGGACAATGGAGTTgggagcagcaggtgcaggggcacTATAAAAGCCCcattcctgcagccctgccccgtCCCTTTGCCTGGGCCTCCGGCAGATCCCTGGATAGCAAAcgcagcagcaggacagagcagggagaGCTCAGCCCTCTACAGCCATGGGCTGTCCTGCCCACAAGCCCTGAAGCAAGGTACAGCTCCCCATCCCTCACCCCTTGACTGTATCTGTCCGTCCATCCCCAGCCAGGGCTATCTACCTGTCTCTGCCCAGATGGAGCTATCTATGTGTCTGCTTGTCCCAGTGTCCGGGTACCAGCCTGTGAGCAGGGCTGATCTCACCTGGCacctcatggctgggagccccatcgagggtgccccagctgctggcaggtgctcAAGGTGGGTTGTGCCGGTCACTGATGGACCAGGCCCTTAAGCTGGGGTGgttcagccaggcaggggctcggACATTTTCAGGGCTTCCCCAGCAGGGAACCCACCTGCCTGCTctactgggctggggccagggagcccgTGGTCAGGACTGGACACTGCTGACAGGGCAACTGGCCCTCTACAatgtgcccagtggggcagcaaggGATTCAGGGGGGTTTCGGGCCTGGAGCACTTGGCACAGCCCATCCCCAGACCCAGagcatgggtggggtgggcataGGGTGGGAGCCTGTTTTCTGCAGTGCTAAGACTGAGATGGTGTGTGATGTGGAGCCAGGGTACGCTTGTAGTGGGTGGTAAGGGTGGGCAATTGGGGCTTGGGGTGGGCTCTGTCCCCGGCTCAGCTGGGGGTTGCTGATGCCCTTGTTCCTGccttgcagccccagcccagcccagccgcccCCACGGGagcagcccagagcctgggccctGACTCGGTGCTTTCTCATGGAAGCATCAGGAGCGCGGCCCATTGTtgggaacaaaggggtcacattTGCCTGACGTAGGCATCCCATGGCCTGGCTCCAGGGCACGTTGTTCCCTAGCCCCATGGCCAGATGGGAGCCAGGGGCCCCTGCTCATTGCCAAGGGCTACTTCCAGTTgaggcccctgcactgaagcctgCAATACAGTAGGCCCCAGTCAGCATCAGTCCCTTCCCATCACTGGCTCAGGCACTGCACcatccccccctcttccccccccagctTCTCCACCCTGGTGCCCaggacccctgccctgctgtgccccacaTCTCACTTCcccacctgtggccccagtgCCCCAGGTAGCATGTGACACGAAGGGTGGTGGATGCTGAGGCCATGCTCTCTCTGTCCTGCCCTTCCCTAGGCAGCTCCCACTCCTCTCTCCGGCTCTGGAGGACGCTGCCAGTACCAGACCCAAGACCCTGCGCTCTGCCCGTGATGCACAGCCTGATGGGCGGGGGCCTGCTGTGTGCCGTGTCCGGCTTGGTCCTCCTCATCGTTGCCACAGCCACCGACTTCTGGATGCAGTACCGCTACTCAGGCAACCTGAGCCACCAGGGGCTGTGGCGCTACTGTGTTGGCGGAAAGTGCCATGTGCACACCATCACCATTGGTAAGCAGggcacccagcactgcccagcccagccccaccagggcTGAGccggtggagggcagcaggggccctGGAGATGGGTAGGGGGCACCCACATGCCTTTGGCACCCTTGGTGTTGCCAATCCAAGCTGCCCGTGGTGAGgcccagccaggaggctgctgggggtTGGGTCCGGAGGAGGTGATGCCCAGTCAGGCTGTAGGTGGCCGATGCCCAGCCAGACCTGCCTGCAACCTCTGTGAGTGCACAAGTGCTTCGTGGTGGCCGGAGCGCACAGAACTGTTCCAGctcagctccttccccctccacctggcctctgcccccagtctcctgccttccccctactgctcccaggagcagctcccacagcccgAGACCCCCAGAACtatctatgtgtgtgtacatgtgtaagtgtgtgtgtgttggggggtgccGGGTCCATCCAGACCTCACTGAGCATTGGTGACGAGGAGGAGCTGCCTCTGGGGAAGCAGCAGTGTGGCAACTCCCACACCTGCCTGCCTACCCCTCTGTCAGGATCAGATCTTGCCCTGCAgatgggcaaactgaggcacagagcaaggtGATGCAGGGGCAGACACAGGAGACAGGCCTCCAAGGCCCATGTGCCGTGGACGTTAGAGTAGCCCAGAGGCTGCTCTCATGGACACGAGCAGGAGGCCCCATGATGCAGAGTGGGAGTGGTCATGGCCGGCCGctggctggcacagccctctgGCAGCCCTGTCTGGCTCTTGGTGGCACCATTTGTGTACCCCACCCTGCCGCCACCGTGGCCTCCCCAGCGCCTCCGCTTGGAGCCGCGTGACTGTGATTCTGTGTTTGCAGGAGCCGCTCTCCGGGCCGTAGCAAGGATGCCCCTCATTCAAAATGCAGCCACTCGCATCCTCTCAGGTACCCGTCCTGCTCTGCTCACGCCCTCTCCCGCCTGCTCCAGACTCTCCCAGGTGTTGCACTGGCTCCCATGGGCTttgcccagccaggccctgggagcagcctctCTACCTCCCACCctatcccctgccagctccagggcaCCGGTGGGCTCTGGAGCAGGACTCACAGGGAGcagaaataccatgaccaccaaggtggttttcctactagcagggggaaaaaaaccatgaGGCCATgcatagttagcctcccactttcacttccagtgggaggatctcaccTATATGCTGACTTTGTGCAAATAGGAgactccttcctagcttgctcctgcagccatatggctgagggcaagcaaaactcaggggcatctgaactccaaccctctgggcttgggcctgcactaaGGATGCCTGCtgaaggatttggaagtatctgaagccccaggcaggggtggaggatgcttgctggtagtagggccacacatggttcttgaatgattcacacggatttggaattgacttggctgatttgatttggaccatgaaaaattttccttaaaaaaaaaaaaaaaacgaaaaaaaaaaaaaaaagacacacaggGAGCCTTGGCTCAGTGCCCAGCAGGACCCCAGTGCTAGAGCCGGGGGCTGTGCCCCCAGCACAGGAGCCCCTGATTCTCCAAGGGGCCAGGCTGAAGGGAACAAGAGGCACTCACCTGCTCAGAGCCTAGCTGGGGTCTCAGTGTGGGCATCCGCCATGAGGACCCTACAGGCGGGTGCCCAGCACCTCTCACTCCCTCCACAGCAGcccctggactgggctggggaCTCTGCTCCTGTGTCTTTCCTGATCTGCACAACACACAAGATCCAGCTCCTGGTGCCTCGAGCCGGTCACCAAGCCCCAGATGCTTCCTAATGCCTCCTCTCCACTATTCTGTCCCCCTCTCTGCAGCCTTCTGGGATGCCACACGGGCCTTcatgctgctctccatcctctcCTGCTTCGCAGGCATCATCCTGGGGCTCACCACCTTCTCCAGCAGTGCCAGGCTGACACGGACCCGCATGGCGGGCATCACCCTACTCATTGCCGGTATGTGGGTGCAGAGAAAGGCCACCAAATTGATAGGGAGCCTGGAGCCATTTCcagaccaggagagactaaaaaggctagtgCAGtattttggaaaggagaaggctgagggggtgaGGACAGAGGTCTAGGAAATCATGACAGGTGTGGATCAAGGGAGCAGGGAACTGCTGCTCACCAGGTCCCAGCACACTAGAGCTTAGGGGCACCCATGGAGATGAGTTGGGCACTGGATAGGCATAGATCACCCTGGAGACATCCAGTTTGATGCTTTCCCTCTGTAGCATCAACCCCTGCCACTGTGAGGGACAAGATACTGGCTtggatggaccattggtctgtcCCAGTCTGGCTCTGTTGATGTTTCTACATGGGCACAGGGGAGAGTAGTGCCAGGTCCGGCTTGTGGCAATGGGGCCattgctgggcagggcagggcagggcagggcagggcagggcatcctgcTGACCACAGTGGGCTTAGGCAGAGCTGGTATGGTCCCCTCAGGTGCCAGCCTCGTTGCGGCTGAGCTGGTGATGCTGAGTGATACCTGCAAAGGGGTGCTCCCTAGGGGGAAAAGACTCTGGGCACTGGTGACCCTGGCACTCCTCCAGCTAAGATGGACccatggaggtggcagcagccccaggatcACTGGGACCCTCCTCGCCAGGGATCAGCCAAGGGGTCCTTTAGGCCCATGCTGTGCCCAGCACATACCTCCTTGCAGCTGTCTCAGAGGTGCTGGGTCCTGAGCATGTCCATGGCTGAGTGGGCGAGGCCCCAGCCACCCCATCTCCACTGcttccctggccctggggctgggggctccagCAATGGGGCCCTTCATACAGCTCTGGATTGTGGCTGCTGCCGGGGGCCCACACCCCGCTGGCCCTTGCCTGGCCCTGTCA
This sequence is a window from Alligator mississippiensis isolate rAllMis1 chromosome 15, rAllMis1, whole genome shotgun sequence. Protein-coding genes within it:
- the LOC109285722 gene encoding lens fiber membrane intrinsic protein isoform X1, coding for MHSLMGGGLLCAVSGLVLLIVATATDFWMQYRYSGNLSHQGLWRYCVGGKCHVHTITIGAALRAVARMPLIQNAATRILSAFWDATRAFMLLSILSCFAGIILGLTTFSSSARLTRTRMAGITLLIAGLLALLGLSIYTGVTVNVFAKRYEDWRFSWSYILGWVGVILTISAGVFHIFAFSKDSSVDSSAVASS
- the LOC109285722 gene encoding lens fiber membrane intrinsic protein isoform X2, producing the protein MHSLMGGGLLCAVSGLVLLIVATATDFWMQYRYSGNLSHQGLWRYCVGGKCHVHTITIAFWDATRAFMLLSILSCFAGIILGLTTFSSSARLTRTRMAGITLLIAGLLALLGLSIYTGVTVNVFAKRYEDWRFSWSYILGWVGVILTISAGVFHIFAFSKDSSVDSSAVASS